In a single window of the Mesorhizobium shangrilense genome:
- a CDS encoding VOC family protein, which translates to MLRSAVLTIAAFGSAATAYADSIPGMRGHDHTGVTVPDMKQAVDFFTNVIGCQKSMSFGPFADDKGTFMQDLLGVHPKAVIEEITLVRCGFGSNVELFKYSAPDQKDLQAKNSDIGGFHIAFYVDDVAAAKTYLEGKGVATRMGPLPVNEGPAAGQTILYFQAPWGLQFEAISYPNGMAYEKDAETVLWSPKDPAK; encoded by the coding sequence ATGCTTCGCAGTGCAGTTCTGACCATCGCCGCATTCGGCAGCGCAGCCACGGCATACGCCGACTCCATTCCCGGCATGCGCGGACACGACCATACCGGCGTGACCGTGCCTGACATGAAACAGGCGGTGGACTTCTTCACCAACGTCATCGGCTGCCAGAAGTCGATGTCGTTCGGGCCGTTCGCCGACGACAAGGGCACGTTCATGCAGGACCTCCTGGGCGTCCATCCCAAGGCGGTGATCGAGGAGATCACGCTGGTGCGCTGCGGCTTCGGCTCCAACGTCGAGCTGTTCAAGTACAGTGCGCCGGACCAGAAGGACCTGCAGGCGAAGAACAGCGACATCGGCGGCTTCCACATCGCCTTCTACGTGGACGATGTGGCGGCGGCGAAGACCTATCTCGAAGGCAAGGGCGTGGCGACGCGCATGGGGCCGCTGCCGGTCAACGAGGGTCCGGCCGCCGGCCAGACCATCCTCTACTTTCAGGCGCCGTGGGGCCTGCAGTTCGAGGCTATCAGCTACCCGAACGGCATGGCCTACGAGAAGGACGCGGAGACGGTTCTGTGGAGCCCGAAGGACCCGGCGAAATAG